The DNA sequence TCGTTCCGGCGGTGTTCATCAGCATCACGGTACTGGCGTTCAACCTGCTCGGCGACGGTCTGCGCGATGCGCTGGATGCGCGCCTGAGGTCACGCTGATGAGCGATCCAGCGGTTTCAACGCCAGTGCTCGAGGTGCGTGACCTGGAGGTGGAATTCGCCACCTACGGGGGCGTGGTCAAGGCCGTGCGCGGGGTGAGTTACGCGGTGGAGCGCGGGCGCACGCTGGCGGTGGTCGGTGAGTCGGGCTGCGGCAAATCAGTCACCGTGCAGGCGATCATGGGGCTGATCGACATGCCGCCCGGACGCATCACGGGTGGCTCCGCGCGCCTGCTGGGGCAGGAGCTGATCGGCCTCGGCGCGCGCGCGATCAACCGCGTGCGCGGTGCGGCAATCGGCATGATCTTCCAGGATCCGATGACCTCGCTCAACCCGACCATGAAGATCGGCAGCCAGATCGCCGAGACGCTGATCGCGCACCGCGGCATGGCCCGACGCGAGGCGCTGGCGCAGGCGGTGCAACTGCTCGATCGCACCCGCATCCCGGAGGCGGGCAAGCGCGCGAACCAATACCCCTTCGAGCTGTCCGGAGGCATGCTGCAGCGGGTGATGATCGCGATCAGCCTGGCCTGCAAACCAGCGCTGCTGATCGCCGATGAGCCCTCGACCGCGCTCGATGTCACGATCCAGAACCAGGTGCTGGAACTGATGCGCGAGATCCAGCGCGAGGAAGGCATGGCCATCGTGCTGATCACCCACGATCTCGGGGTGGTGGCGCGCATGGCCGATGATGTGGCGGTGATGTACGCCGGACGCATCGTCGAATCGGGCCCCGTCGAGGATATCTTCTATCGCTCCGCGCACCCCTACACCACGGGATTGAAGCGCGCGATGCCGGGCGCTGCGCGCACGCACCGGAAACTGGTCGCCATAGCGGGCAGCCCGCCCGACCTGTTCGCGGTTCCGCCGGGCTGCGCCTATGCGCCGCGCTGCCCGCACGCGATGAATATCTGCGCGGTGCACGATCCGGCACCAAGCGCGCTCGGGGCGCAACATCGGGCCAGTTGCTGGTTGCACCACCCACAGGCCCCGGCAGTCGCCACGACCCCGCCCACGATGAGTGACACCCGATGAGCGTGCTGCTCGATATCCGCGATCTGAAGACCCACTTCCGTCTCGGACCGCGCCAGACCGTGCACGCGGTCGACGGGATCACGCTCGCCATCGAGCGCAACCAGATCGTGGGGCTGGTCGGCGAGAGCGGCTCCGGCAAATCAACGCTCGGCAAGACCGTTGCGGGGCTGCTGCCCAGGACCTCGGGGGAAATCCGCTACGACGGCAAACCGCTGCCGCAACGCTATTCGGTGGCCGATTTCAGGCGTTACTCGCGCGAGATCCAGATGATCTTCCAGGATCCCTACGCCTCGTTGAATCCGCGCATGACGGTAGAGGAGATCATCGGCGAGGGGCTGCGTCTGCAGCCCGGCGCGACGCCCCGCGACCATCGTGCCCAGGTGGCGCAATGGCTGGAGCGGGTCGGCTTGTCGGCGGATCACATGATGCGTTATCCGCACGAATTCTCGGGCGGGCAGCGTCAGCGTCTCGGCATCGCACGCGCCCTGATCGTGAAACCGAAATTCGTGGTCTGCGATGAGCCCATCTCGGCGCTCGATGTGTCGGTGCAGGCCCAGATCGTCAACCTGCTGGGCGAATTGCAGGCAACACTCGGCCTGACCCTGCTGTTCATTGCCCACGATCTGTCGATGGTGCGTTATATCTCGGATCGCATGGTGGTGATGTATCTCGGAGCCCTGGTCGAGGAGGGCCCCGCGGACCAGGTCTATTTCGAGCCGCGCCACCCCTATACGCGGCTGCTGGTCGCCTCCAATCCGGAACCTGACCCGCGGATCGAGAAGGCCCGCGTGCATGAACCGATCGTGGGCGATATTCCATCACCGATCAACGTGCCGGCGGGCTGTCGCTTTGCAGGCCGCTGTCCGGACGTGATGGCGCGCTGTCGGATCGAGACTCCCGGGTACCGCTCGCGCGAGGCCGGACGCATGATCGCTTGCCACCTGTACGACTGAAACCCGGGGTGTAGCCGGCGGGAATGCATTGACAGACACCGATTACCACGGTCAGTTTCGCTAAATTTTTCAAATCGGCCATACTGGCAACATGAAGTCATTGTCTGCCTTTTTTACCCTCCTGTTCGTGATGGGGCGCGGGGGCTTTCCGGGCAGCGTGAGTTGAATGCGTCTGATAGCGCTCACGGCGCTGCTGCTGGCGTTCTGTGCCGCCTGCACGCCGACACTGCACGGTTCGGCGGCCGGGCGCCCGGCCAGCGACACGCTCGACGAAAGCAGCGCGCGCCTGCGCGCAATGCAGTTGAGCGAGGTCAGCTATGAGCTCGATATGCAACTCGACGCCGGCTCGCCCGAATACCGTGGTGAGGTCATCATTCGTTTCGGGTTCAACTCGCGCGGAGCACCGCTCACCATCGACTTCGGCGGCGGCACCGTGGAAGCCATGTCCGTCAACGGCGGATCTTTCAAGGCCGCCGATTACAACGGTTTTTCATAACGGTTCCCGCGGCGGCGCTGCGTGCGGGAAGCAACGACGTCCGCATCCGTTACCGCCACCCCTGGAGCACGGAATCCTCGGGACTGTTCCGCTTCACCGACCCCGAGGATGGGCGCAGCTATGTCTACACCGATTTCGAAGCCTACGCGGCGAATCGTGCCTTTCCCCTGCTTCGACCAACCCGATATCAAGGCCAGCTATACACTCGGCGTGGAGGTCCCGGCCTCCTGGCAGGTGATCAGCGCTACCCGGGAAACCCGGGTCAGCGATTCCGGTGACACGCGCCGCTGGACCTTTGCCCGGAGCGCCCGCTTCAGCACCTACCTGTTCAGCCTGCATACCGGCGAATACCAGGTCTGGGAGGACCGTGAAGCGCGTATCCCGTCACGCCTGTTCGCACGCCATTCGATCGCGGCTCATGTGCCGGTCGATGACTGGTTCCGCTGGACACGCGCCGGCTTCGGATTCTTCGAAGACTACTTCGGCATTGCCTATCCCTTCCTCAAGTATGACCAGGTCCTGGTACCGGAATACGCCTCCGGCGCGATGGAAAACGTCGCCGCGGTGGTCTTCGACGAAAACCTGGTCGGGCGCGGCCAACTCACCGCTACCGCGCGCGAAACCATCGCCAACACCATCCTGCACGAGATGGCGCATATGTGGTTTGGCAACTGGTGACCATGCAGTGGTGGAACGGCTTGTGGCTGAACGAGTTTTGCCAATTTCATGGCATTCCTCGCCCTTGCCGAAGCCACCGAGTTCAGGGACGCCTGGCACAGCTTCTACGCCTCCGAGAAAACCTGGGCCTATCGTGACGATGCGCGCGCGACCACGCACCCGATCGAGGTGGTGGTGGCGGACGCGCGCAGTTCCTTCGCCAACTTCGATGGTATCTCCTACGGCAAGGGTGCCGCGATTCTCAAGCAGCTGTACTTCCTGCTCGGGCCGGAGGCCTTTCGCAGCGGCGTCAGCGCGTATCTGCGGGAACGTGCCTGGCGCAACGCCCGGCTCGAGGATTTCGTGGCCGCGCTGGCGCAGGCAAGCGGACGCAACCTCGATGCCTGGACACGCGAATGGTTGCTCGCAGCAGGCACCAATACCGTCCGCGCCACGGTGCAATGCACAGCCGGCCAACTGCAATCCCTGACCCTGCTGCAGAGCGCTCCCGCGGCCCGTCCGCAGTTGCGCTCGCAGCGCCTGGAGGTGGCGCTGTATCGCGAGGGCGACGGCAGCCCTTACCAGGTGATCGACACGGTTGTAGCGGGCGCCAGCAGCGCGGTTTCCATACCCGGACAGATCGCCTGCCCCGATTTCGTCTGGCCCAACCACCGGGACTGGGCCTTTGCACGCCTCGGCCTCGGCCCGGCCGATCTCGACTTCCTGCAACGCAATCTCATGCAGTTCGACGATCCGCTGATGCGTAACATGATCTGGCAGACGCTATGGCATATGGTCGAGGACGGCACCCTCGCGCTGCCGGACTTTCTGCAACTCGCACTGCAGTTCGAGGCGGCAGAGCATGATCCGCGCACCCTGGCGTCCATCCATTACCGTATAGCGGCCGCCTTCGACCTCGCTCTTCGGATCGGTGCCGCCGGCGGTCTGCCGGTGGCGGTCCCCGAACTGATGCAGCAACTGCGGCGCGATGCGTGGTGGGAGGTGTTGACCGCCGCAGCGGCCAGTGACAGCCAGAAAATCTGGCTGGATCATTATCTGCGCATCGCCGGAGGCGAAGAGGATCTCGCGATCCTGGCGCGACTACTGGGCGAGGATCGGGAAACGCTCGGCTGGAGCCTCGATCAGCCACGCCGCTGGACGCTGCTCGGCTATCTCGCGGCAGGCGGCTACCCCGGTGCATTGCAGCTGGCGCAAGCCGAGCGCGCGCGCGATCCGTCGTCCAGCGGAGAGCTTGCCTGGCTCGGAGTACAGGCAGCACTACCGGAGCTGCCCCTGAAAGGCGCGATGCTCGAGCGGCTGATCGGCGGGCAAGCGGACAATACGGCAGCTGCGTCAGCCATCATGAACCATCTTTTCCCGCCCTCGCAGATGGCACTGCAGCGGGTATTTGCCGCTCGCATCCTGGCTGCGCTGGCGCTGCTCGACAGCACGCGCTCGGAGTACTTCATGGCGGATTATGTGCGGCTCTTCCCGGTACTGTGCGACACCGCAAGCGCGCAGCTGCTCGCGGCAGCCCTTGCCTCTTCCGCACCGCTCGGCAAACTGGCGCACGACGGACTTGTCGTTGCGCTCGAAGACAATGACCGGTGCATGGCCATCCGGGATGCAGAACTACAGATCAGGCCCTGAAGCGCGCTCACAGGACGCGACGCAGCGGTTCGGCAACCAATGCTACAGCCATGAGGCCGAGCACCATGATGCCGACGAGCCAGGGGACCTGTGCGGACTGCAGCAGCAGGTTCACAAAGGGAGCGAGCGGAAACTGGCTCGCGGCCACGGCCGATCCCGTCGCAGCTCCCGTGACCAGGATCCAGTCGGAACGCGAACCCGCCTGACGGGGTGCCGGTGGCAATGCCCGCATCACGCGCAGAGTGAAGCCGTCATCGTCAATATGAGGCTCCGCCGCGCCTGCCAGCGCACGTTCCAGCCAGACTTCATTCATTGCTGAACCCCCCCTGTCAGTCGCTGAGGATTTCCTGCAGCTTCTGGCGGCCTCTCAGTACATGTGTTTTGACGGTCCCCACGGGCATTGCCATGATGTCCGCGATTTCCGGGTGTGAAAACCGCGCTGAAGCGAAAAAGTGTACCGCATCACGCTGCGCCTGGCTGAGCTGGCGCATCGCCGCATCGAAATGATCCATGAACTCGCGCGCCTCATGGTCTTCGCCTGCGCTCGGATGCTGATCGCCGATCTCCTCGGCCGCGGGCTCGTTGCGGCGCAGCTCGTCGAGAAAGCAGCGATAGGCGATGCGATAGATCCAGCTGCGAAAGCTGCTGTCGCGCCTGAAGCTGGCGATCGAACGATACGCCCTGATGAAGGTTTCCTGGGCAAGGTCATCGGCCAGCGCGATATTGCCACGCGTGAACCGGCGCAGCGAATTGCGGACGTCCGACTGGTGACGCGCGACCAGCATCGCAAAGGCATGACGACCGTCATGCCCCGCCGCACGCGCGACCAGCTCCTCATCGCTCGATTCCACCGGCCGGCAGTTCCGGAGTCAGGCTACCGCGGAGCTGCCGACGTTCGGCTTCTCGATCTTCCATACCACGATCTGCGCGATACCGATGCACAGGGGTATCAGGCCGATGCTCGCCACATCGATGCCCGACACCAGGTAGAGCCAGACACAGACGGCCACCCCGATCGCGATATTCACCGTGCCACGCGCCAGTGCGCTCTTGCCGTTCTTGCCCTTGTCGAGCGCGTCGAGCAGTTCCACCGGTACATCGCGTCCCTGTTCGATGATCTTGTCGATGGTCTGGTGTACCAGCTGGCGCTTGCGACGGTTGTTGAAACTGATGATCGTCACGATCAGCACCGGCCCGCCGAACAACAGCACGATCGCGAGCACTGCGGGAATGATCTCGGAATCGAATCCGGATTCCGCCTTGTGCACGACGGTGCGCCCTTGCTTGAGCCCCTCGATGTCCCTGATCGCCGCACGCAACTCGCTCATATCCTCGTCATCGAGCTCGCTGCCGATGCTTTCCGGAAGGCGCCCGAGTGCCGCTTCGAGAGTTTGCCGATCACGCGCTCCACTTCCCTGTCCGCCGGGCTCGATTCCTCATCATCGGCGTCCACGGTAATCGTGATGCCACGAGCTTTGGACGCCGCACCGGCATCATCCTCGTCGCCGCGGCGCTCGAACACCATCCGCTCGGCGGCCAGCCACAACACTACAGCTACCCATTGCAGCGCGATCAGCGCGAGCGGCAGGCCCTCGGCGCCCCGCGCCATCGCGAGCGCCATGTCGCCAAGATCCGCGATACGTCCGATCCAGGTGCCGGAGATCAGCGTCTGGAACAGCAGCCGGAACGCATCCGGATCGAGATCGCGCAGCGCACCGGCAATCCCTCGCTCAGCGAGCGCACGCCAGGCGGAACCGTCGATCGCGCCGAGAAAGGCGGTCTGCGTCAATTGAAATCCCAGCAACAACAGATATTTTTCCACGTCTGCCATCCATCAATTCACCTGCTTGCTGATATAGACGTGAACGCCGGCACGATGGATTCACCCGCCGCGAAAAATAATGCTCCGGAACGCCGGGTCATCCGGACTCTCGGGGCAGCAGTTGCAGCTTGTTGTGATCATTGCGCTCGAACACATCGTGCTCGCTCGGCTCCTCGAGCCGGTACAGGTCGGCACGGGCGCGGTTGTTGTCGCCCCCCAGCAGGTATACGAGGCCGCGCCGCAAGCAGAAGGAGTGTCCGAAGGCCTGACGTAAGCCGCGTATTGCCGGCTTTGGCCTCAGTCGAGCGCCAGTGCCGCGAACACCTCGGCGCGCAGCTCGCGCGACTCGTTGACCAGATGATGGCCCGCCCCGTCCACCATGCGAATGTCGGCGCGCGGGAACTTTTGCCTGATCATCGGCAGGTTCCATCTCCAGTCGACCGTGTCATCAGCCGTTCCCTGCACCACCAGTGGCGCGTAGCCGGTCGCGGCATGACCGACGAACTCGCCGATCCACTGGCGCATCGCGCTGACCCAGCGGATCGACAGGATACGACTTTGCAACGGATCGACCCGTACGAAATCCAGGAATTCGTCGTCACTGGAATTGCGCACGAAACTGCGCCCGAGATTATTGCGCACCCGATGCAACAGGGTGTGCAGCAATTTCACCCGGTGCCACCTCGCGGGACGCACCAATGGCGCCAGCAGCATCATGCGCTCGAACGGGCATGCGGCCGGTGAACGGCATTTGCGGAACGCCCAGCTCATCAGGATTGCGCCGCCCGTGCTCTGGCCGATCGCCCAGAGCGGTCGCGGCAACTCCGCGCCATGCAACTCGAGCATGGCCTCCAGCACGTCGGTGTAATCCTCGAAGCTGTGGATCCTGGCCTGCGGCCCCGATGACAGGCCGTGACCGGGCAGATCCCATATCAGCACATTGCGCCCGCTGTTCAGGCAATGTTCGATCAGGTGACCATAGAGGCCCGCGTGATCGAAATAGCCGTGCAGCAAAATGCAGGTTCCGCGCGCCTTCGGCAGCTGGTAGTAATGACAGGCGATGCGGAAGCCCGCTGCCTCGGTGAGCCCGAAATGGTGATTCACCCCCGCAATCCGGTTCGCAAAATCGATACCGTAAAACGCGAAATAATCGTGTTCCGCGGCACTCGCCACGCTGAGGCCGCTGAACGCGAGCGTCCGCAGCCCGGCGCGCGTCACTTGCGGATCGAAAATCCGCGGACCATGACGGCTGCCGCCGGAAGGGGCGCTGGCCATCGCTCGCTCAGCTCACTTTCTGCGTCAGCGCGCCACTGGCGTAACGCCGATACATTTCCTCGAGCGACACGCCCTTGATCGCATCGGCCTGCCCCGCGGCACCGAAAGCCTCGTAGCGCTCGCGGCAGATCGCCTTCATGGCCTTGATCGTTTCCTGGAGATACTTGCGCGGATCGAACTCGGACTTGTTGCGAGCCATGAAACGCCTGATCGCTCCGGTCGAGGCAAGTCGCAGATCGGTATCGATGTTGATCTTGCGCACCCCGTGGCGAATGCCTTCCTGTATTTCCGCGAGCGGCACACCATAGGTTTCGGGTATCTCTCCGCCGAACTCGTTGATCACCGCCAGCCAGTCCTGCGGCACCGAGGACGAGCCGTGCATCACCAGGTGGGTATCGGGAATGCGCGCGTGGATGTCGCGTATGCGCCCGATCGCCAGGACGTCGCCGGTCGGCTTGCGCGAGAACTTGTAGGCGCCGTGACTGGTGCCGATCGCAATGGCCAGGGCATCGACACCGGTATCGCGCACGAAGCGCGCCGCCTCGTCGGGATCGGTCAGCATCTGCTCGTGGCTCAGCTGGCCTTGCGCACCGATGCCGTCTTCTTCCCCGGCAAGGCCTGTTTCCAGCGAGCCCAGGCAACCGATCTCGCCCTCCACCGACACACCGCAGGCATGCGCCATCTCGACCACCTGCCGCGTCACGCGCACGTTGTAATCGTAATCGGTGGGGGTTTTGCCGTCCTCGCCGAGCGAACCATCCATCATCACCGAGCTGAAACCGAGCTGGATGGAGCGCTGGCACACTGCCGCAGACACGCCGTGATCCTGGTGCATCACGACCGGAATGTGCGGAAACTCCTCGATCGCCGCGAGCATGAGGTGCCTGAGAAAATTGGAACCGGCATATTTGCGCGCGCCCGCCGAGGCCTGCACGATCACCGGACTGGCGGTCTCGTCCGCGGCCTCCATGATCGCGCGCATCTGCTCGAGGTTGTTGACATTGAAAGCCGGCACCCCGTACCCGAACTCGGCGGCGTGGTCGAGCAACTGTCTCATGCTGATCAATGACATCGCGAATCCTCGGCGTGTGGCGGTCCTGGCAGCCATGATTGCGTCCTCGAAACAGGGCTCTCCATGGCGTTCGGTCAGCGCGCGAGTCTAATGCAGCCGCCCGTCTCTGTCATCGCCACTGTTTTGCTGGCGGCGGCATTGCGTCTACAATGCCGCCGAGCCCCTATTCCGAGGAAACCCCCATGAGAATCGTTACCGTTATGCTCGCCGTGGCAGTGTTGCTGAGCGGCTGCATGGCTGCTGGCCAGACCAAGGAAGACAAGCGGCGCAATGTGGAGAACATGCGCAAGGAAGTGCTGACGGATCTTTACAAGAAATACCCCGGGGCCGCCAACGAGATCAAGAGCGCGACCGGTTATGCGGTATTTTCGAGCTGGAACGCGGCCGTGATTTTTGCCTCGGTCGGCCAGGGCTTCGGCGTGGTGGTGGATAACGTGAGTGGCGCCCATACCTACATGGGGATGGGTGCACTGGGTGGTGGTCTCGGCGCCGGCGTCAAGGACTACCGCGCGGTCTACGTCTTCTCCAAGCGCCATATCATGGAGCGCTTCATCGAACAGGGTCTCAATATCGGCGGCAACGCCGACGCCGCGGCCAAAGCCAATACCCAGGGTGCGGCAGTGGGCGGAGAACTGGTGCTGGATGGAATCAAGATCTACCAGATGACCGAGTCGGGTCTCACCTTGCAGGCGATGATCCAAGGCACCAAATTCTGGAAAGACGCCGACCTGAACTGATAGTCAGCGGAAAAGCGGAA is a window from the Gammaproteobacteria bacterium genome containing:
- a CDS encoding ABC transporter ATP-binding protein is translated as MSDPAVSTPVLEVRDLEVEFATYGGVVKAVRGVSYAVERGRTLAVVGESGCGKSVTVQAIMGLIDMPPGRITGGSARLLGQELIGLGARAINRVRGAAIGMIFQDPMTSLNPTMKIGSQIAETLIAHRGMARREALAQAVQLLDRTRIPEAGKRANQYPFELSGGMLQRVMIAISLACKPALLIADEPSTALDVTIQNQVLELMREIQREEGMAIVLITHDLGVVARMADDVAVMYAGRIVESGPVEDIFYRSAHPYTTGLKRAMPGAARTHRKLVAIAGSPPDLFAVPPGCAYAPRCPHAMNICAVHDPAPSALGAQHRASCWLHHPQAPAVATTPPTMSDTR
- a CDS encoding ATP-binding cassette domain-containing protein, whose translation is MSVLLDIRDLKTHFRLGPRQTVHAVDGITLAIERNQIVGLVGESGSGKSTLGKTVAGLLPRTSGEIRYDGKPLPQRYSVADFRRYSREIQMIFQDPYASLNPRMTVEEIIGEGLRLQPGATPRDHRAQVAQWLERVGLSADHMMRYPHEFSGGQRQRLGIARALIVKPKFVVCDEPISALDVSVQAQIVNLLGELQATLGLTLLFIAHDLSMVRYISDRMVVMYLGALVEEGPADQVYFEPRHPYTRLLVASNPEPDPRIEKARVHEPIVGDIPSPINVPAGCRFAGRCPDVMARCRIETPGYRSREAGRMIACHLYD
- a CDS encoding ERAP1-like C-terminal domain-containing protein, translating into MAFLALAEATEFRDAWHSFYASEKTWAYRDDARATTHPIEVVVADARSSFANFDGISYGKGAAILKQLYFLLGPEAFRSGVSAYLRERAWRNARLEDFVAALAQASGRNLDAWTREWLLAAGTNTVRATVQCTAGQLQSLTLLQSAPAARPQLRSQRLEVALYREGDGSPYQVIDTVVAGASSAVSIPGQIACPDFVWPNHRDWAFARLGLGPADLDFLQRNLMQFDDPLMRNMIWQTLWHMVEDGTLALPDFLQLALQFEAAEHDPRTLASIHYRIAAAFDLALRIGAAGGLPVAVPELMQQLRRDAWWEVLTAAAASDSQKIWLDHYLRIAGGEEDLAILARLLGEDRETLGWSLDQPRRWTLLGYLAAGGYPGALQLAQAERARDPSSSGELAWLGVQAALPELPLKGAMLERLIGGQADNTAAASAIMNHLFPPSQMALQRVFAARILAALALLDSTRSEYFMADYVRLFPVLCDTASAQLLAAALASSAPLGKLAHDGLVVALEDNDRCMAIRDAELQIRP
- a CDS encoding sigma-70 family RNA polymerase sigma factor — translated: MESSDEELVARAAGHDGRHAFAMLVARHQSDVRNSLRRFTRGNIALADDLAQETFIRAYRSIASFRRDSSFRSWIYRIAYRCFLDELRRNEPAAEEIGDQHPSAGEDHEAREFMDHFDAAMRQLSQAQRDAVHFFASARFSHPEIADIMAMPVGTVKTHVLRGRQKLQEILSD
- a CDS encoding alpha/beta hydrolase, whose translation is MASAPSGGSRHGPRIFDPQVTRAGLRTLAFSGLSVASAAEHDYFAFYGIDFANRIAGVNHHFGLTEAAGFRIACHYYQLPKARGTCILLHGYFDHAGLYGHLIEHCLNSGRNVLIWDLPGHGLSSGPQARIHSFEDYTDVLEAMLELHGAELPRPLWAIGQSTGGAILMSWAFRKCRSPAACPFERMMLLAPLVRPARWHRVKLLHTLLHRVRNNLGRSFVRNSSDDEFLDFVRVDPLQSRILSIRWVSAMRQWIGEFVGHAATGYAPLVVQGTADDTVDWRWNLPMIRQKFPRADIRMVDGAGHHLVNESRELRAEVFAALALD
- a CDS encoding fructose-bisphosphate aldolase class II; amino-acid sequence: MSLISMRQLLDHAAEFGYGVPAFNVNNLEQMRAIMEAADETASPVIVQASAGARKYAGSNFLRHLMLAAIEEFPHIPVVMHQDHGVSAAVCQRSIQLGFSSVMMDGSLGEDGKTPTDYDYNVRVTRQVVEMAHACGVSVEGEIGCLGSLETGLAGEEDGIGAQGQLSHEQMLTDPDEAARFVRDTGVDALAIAIGTSHGAYKFSRKPTGDVLAIGRIRDIHARIPDTHLVMHGSSSVPQDWLAVINEFGGEIPETYGVPLAEIQEGIRHGVRKINIDTDLRLASTGAIRRFMARNKSEFDPRKYLQETIKAMKAICRERYEAFGAAGQADAIKGVSLEEMYRRYASGALTQKVS